The Candidatus Hydrogenedentota bacterium genome contains the following window.
GCCCAATTATCCCTGGCTCCTGCACTATGCCGGGCACCGAAGCGAGGTCCAGGCCCAGCTCAAGGGCCTGGTCGCGGAAACGCACATGAACCTCGTCTCCGTTTTCGTACTTATTGCCTATTCGCTGAAGACCCCATCCGAAGCGCCGGTTTCGGGGCGGCCGGTGGAAGCCTGGGCGAACCTGGACTATCTGGATCAGGTGGCCCACTTCGTGGACGATTGCCACGACGTCGGGCTTCAGGTGGAACTCGATCTTGCCAGCAATTTGTGGGTGCCTTACTCGGTGGACCCGAAGAACCAGATCGGGAATTCCCCCTACTGGCCCAGGCCGGATGAATCACCGTGGGATGAGGCCGCCACGTGGTACAAAGGCGTCATCGAGTATGTGGAGGCAAAAACTGCTCACCCCGAAAGCATCGCTTTCTGGTCCATGATGGGCAACCACCAGTGGGGCGGGGCGGAGCCGGTCTTGTGGCCGGATGACAGCAATCCCGCGCTGATCGCCTCCGTGGAGCGATTGGTAAAAGAGGTCTGGCCCGTCTTCAGAGCCGCGGGAACACGACCCAAGGCAGCGCCCTTTGTCTTTCCTATTTTTTCAAACAACGACTACTGGATGAATAAGACACCCGACGAGCGTCTGGCGGGCTTCATCAACCTGAAGCAGTGGATCGTGGAGGATCTCAGGCTGCCGCCCGACTACTGGCCCATGTCAACCTACCCGATGTGCGATCCCGCCCCCGATGGCGAGTTCTACTTGAAACGGATTGTTGAAATTCTTGGAAAAGACCAGGCTTCGCGTATTGTCTCCACGGACTTCAAAGCGATCGGCATAGACTTCGCCGACAGCATTATCGATGCTAAAGGAACTTCGGAAGCCGAGAGAATTGCCTGGCACTTGAAGAAGTGTGCGGCGTATGGCTTTGCCGGCTGGTGGATCTGGTCCTATCAGGATACGGCGACGGAGAAAACGGGATTGCGGGACGCGGCGGGGAAATGGAAGCCCGAGTTGGTCGAGCGAATCAAGAATAGCGAATTGAGAATAGTGAATTGAGCAATGGGACCAGAGTCAATAGCACCCGTCAAACCAACCCGCCTCTACCTTGATTTCAATTGATTCACTATTCGCTATTCACTATTCCACCAATTCCCGGTGGGAATACACCGTCGCCCGGGCCTCGCGGCAGAACCCGATGATACACAGGCCAAAGGCCTCGGCCATCTCTACGGCGAGGGAGGATGGCGCGGACACGGACAGCAGGTAGGGCCAGCGCGCCTGATACGCCTTGAACACGATTTCATAGGACATGCGCCCGCTCACGACGATGCCGCAGGCATCCTGGAGGCCCCCTTGATTGAGGAGATCGCCGATGCACTTGTCCACGGCATTGTGGCGCCCGATATCCTCGTGGTGCGCCAGAATACTACCGTCGGGCGCAAAGGCCATGGCGCCATGGACGCCGCCGGTGGCCTGAAAGAGGGGCTGGTGATCGGGTAGGGCCGTCATGAGCGCCGCGATGGTCGCGAAAGTGAGCCGCGTGTTCGGCGGCGCGACGATAGGCGTGCCCAGCATGAGCAACTCCTCCGGTTCGCGGATGCCGCACAGGCCGCATGAGGCGCTGCCCATGGCCGAGCGCCGTCCGGCCACCTCCTTCGCCAGGGAAGCCTCCGGCACGGTGATTTCCAGGCAGCCCGTGAGGCCCGTGTCGGGGTCGGGAATGGCGTGATAGTTCGGCATAATCGTCGGATCGATCAGGACGCCCTCCGTGTAGAGCAGTCCACGGGCCAGGGCTTCATCGGCGCCCGGCGTGCGCACGGTGGTGGTGTAGGCCGCGCCGTTGACCTTGAGTTGGAGCACCGCCTCCACGGGGAGAAGGTCCTCCACGGGGGTGGCTTCGGATCGGGTGAGTCGCATGCCTGGGAATTTCTTGCTGTTCATGGGAAGGAGCATAACACAGACACTGGCCGTATCGGCTTTGCAGGCTCCCGCCCGAGTTGCAATGCCGCGAAGGTATTCCCGTTAGCCGTTGGATGCAGGCCCACGGTGAATATTCGCCCCGAAGGCGCGGTAGTTGTACCATGGTGGCGCGCGCTACGCCGCAAAAGGAGGTCTCCATGATTGCTGGGGTCGGGTCAATAGCCTGGATACTTATCGGCATGTTTCTATGGGATGCGGGGTGGCGGGGGCGGGTGATTGTTCTGGCGCTGGTGATCCCTTCGTGTTTTCTTCATCTGCTCGGTGATCGGGAAACAGAGGCGCTTTATGGTGCGCTGGGGTTTGCGCTCCGCGTTGCGATCGGAGTGGTGTATTTGATCTGGCGAAGGCTGCCGGTGGTGTCGTAGGGACAGCGTCGCCCCGTGTCTCCGACGGGCAAGAAGCGCGATGGGTTTGAGTTGCGATTCATGCGATCCAGGTGCAACATCAACCGGCGAGGCTGTCCTGTTGTATGACGTCGCGACGCGGTGCAATCGAAACTCCCAGCAACCGTGCGGGATGAATCTCAGCAAGTCATGTTCGCGACATTCAGTCCGCGTTGAACGTCTGTGTGCGCCTCGCTCACCACGGGACAGTCATTCATGAGGCTTCGTCTCACCCGAAGTGGTTGAATTCGTGTCGAGTTC
Protein-coding sequences here:
- a CDS encoding formate dehydrogenase accessory sulfurtransferase FdhD — translated: MRLTRSEATPVEDLLPVEAVLQLKVNGAAYTTTVRTPGADEALARGLLYTEGVLIDPTIMPNYHAIPDPDTGLTGCLEITVPEASLAKEVAGRRSAMGSASCGLCGIREPEELLMLGTPIVAPPNTRLTFATIAALMTALPDHQPLFQATGGVHGAMAFAPDGSILAHHEDIGRHNAVDKCIGDLLNQGGLQDACGIVVSGRMSYEIVFKAYQARWPYLLSVSAPSSLAVEMAEAFGLCIIGFCREARATVYSHRELVE